The genomic DNA CCGGCCGGCCGGCGAGTTCCGTCGACTCCGGCTGAATCAGAGCCAGTTGGGGCTGAGGGCGATCGCCCGGAGCTGCTTCATCGTCAGGGCCGGGGTCTTGCGGGTCGAAGCGGTGTCCTGGGCACCGGAGTTGAAGGCGCTGATCACCACGCGCGTCCCGTCGGTGCGGAGGGTGTCGACGGTCCACATCACGACCCCCGCGCCGCCCTTCTCGCCGGGACCCTGGTGCTCGGCGACCTTCGTGCCGTCGGACAGGACCTCGGCGTCCGAGCCGAAGAGGTCGTCCTCGACGTCCGACATGTTCGCCTGGACGTTGACCTGGACCATGCTCCTGCCCTTGCCGTCGTCGACGACGAGATAGCCGAACCCGCTGTCGTAGCCACTGCTGTCGGACACCGTGAGCCCCTTCGGCAGCAGCTTCTTCAGCGTCGGGGCGATGGGAGCGTTGAGAGCGGAGCCGCCCTTGTCCCCCGTCTCGGTCCCTGTCGGCGCCTGCGCGGGCATCGCGTCGATGGCCTGCCGCCACGCGTCCGAAGCCGCGAGTTTCGTCAACCGGGCGGGAGACAGCGGCGGTTGACTCCTGGTGATCGGTGCGTCCTTCTCGGCGGCGGCGTTCCACTCGCTCACGCTCACATGCTGCCCCTTCGGGGTGACGAGTTCGGCGCTCCACCACTTGGTGTCCACCCGGCGGTCCGGATACTCGTACCCCTGAAGGATCATGACCAGCGACCCGTCCGCCAGCCGGCTCGTGCCGCACGCGTCGTAGTGCGTGAACACCTTCGCCGGGCACTTGGTGGCCTGCCGCGCCTCGTCACTCCCGGGCTCCACCCGGCCCATGCCGACCTCGACGGCCGACTTGCCGTTCCCGTCGTCGTAGACGACATGGACGTACGGCGACGATCCCTCGTCCGTGCCGCGGGCCACGACCTTGGAGTAACTGCCGTCGCCCAGCAGGCGTGTGAGCCACCGGAACAGGTCCTGGCCGGAGACGGGAGCGGGGGCGGAGGCGTGGGTGGAGGCGGCCGCGGAACCCTGCGCCTTGGCGGGGTTCCCGCTCGGCAGGAGCAGCGCCCCGCCCACGCCGACGAGGGCGATGCCCGCCGCGCCGCTCATGACGGCGGCGTTGCGGCGGCGCAGCAGGCGGCGGCGGCCCTTGAGGGCGCCGGCGTGGGCGAGCGCGGCCCGGTCGGTCTCGAAGGCGTTGCCCGCGTCGTGCAGGCCGGCGGTGAGCCGTTCCTCGAAGGGGTCGAGGGGGTCGCTGTGCTGGGTGTCGGGCATGGCGGACCACCGTTTCGCGTGAGGAGCTTGCGGGAGAAGGGAGAAGGGAGAAGGGAGAAGGGAGAAGGGAGAAGGGAGAAGGGAGAAGGGAGTTGGGGCGAAGGGGTTGGGGCGGGGGCTGATCAGGGGCGGGCGTATTCGTCGAGGTTCTCGCCGAGCAGTTCGCGCAGCTTGCCGAGCGCTCGGACGCAGCGGGTGCGGACGGCGGCCGAGCTGACGTGCATGACGTCGGCGGTCTCATCGACGGACCGGTCCTCCCAGTACCGCAGGACGACCACGGCGCGATCCTTGGCGGGCAGCCGGGAGAGGGCCTGGAGCAGGGTCAGCCGTAGCGGGGTGTCGGCGCCGTGGGCGCCGGGGTCGGGCCGGTCGGGCAGGAGGTCGGTGGCGCGCTCGGTGCTGCTGCGGCGCCGCTGATGGGCGAGGTAGGTACGGGTGAGGACGGTCTGGGCGTACCCGGCGGGGTTGCCGACCCGGGACATCCGCCCCCAGCCGACGTACAGCTTGCCGAGGGTCTCCTGCACCAGGTCCTCCGCGAGATGCGTGTCCCCGGCGGTCAGCAGACAGGCGGACCGGTAGAGATGCCCGGCGCGCGCGGCGGCGAACTCCGCGTATTCATCGGCACGTTCCTGTCGTCTCACGCCTGTTCCCCCTGCCCCGTCGGTCCCGGTACCGGCACCGCCCTCACTTGTACTGATGCGATGGGCGCACAGAAATGTTTCAGGTCGCCCGTATCGATTCGTACGCCCCGAACACGCCCGCCCCGCGCCTCCGCCCGCCGGGGCATTCGGGCCGGGGCCACCTTGCACTCCGGGGGACCGGCATGAAGACCATGTCCTCGACCACGTAAGCCCGTTGGAGCGAGGGGAACTGTCGTGTTCGACAACCTGCCGGACCTGGACAAGCTCAAGGACAAGGCCGAGGAGATCGCCGAGGACCACGGTGACACGATCGCCGGCGGGCTGGAGAAGGCCGGTGATCTCGTCGACGAGAAGACGGACGGCAAGCACAGCGAGCAGATCGACACCGTGGTCGACAAGGCGCAGGCACTGCTGGAGAGGCTTGCCGAGGATGCCAAGGACGTGGACCACAAGGAGTGACCGGCGGACATGAACTCTCGGCCCACGGGGGCGAGTTCGTTGCTTCCCCGCGCGAGATCGGTGCTGGTCGTCACCGGCCGTCTCCGAACCCGGTCCACCGGCGCACCCGTCGGTCCGACGGAGTCACAACGTCCCGAACACCACTCCGCGCCAGGTCCAGCCCGCTTGGAGGACGGCACTCCGCAGGTGGTCGCGCGGTTCCGCGGTGTCGAGGCGGAAAGTCTCCGTCGCTTCCAGGCGCCCGCTGTCCCTGCGTTCGACGGTCCATCGGCGGGTGACGGTCCTGTCGGGCCCGCGTGAGTATCCCGATGTGATCCGCAGTCGCGGAGGGCTGCCGACCCGGGTGACCTCGCGCTGCTCCTCAAGCACGCGCACCTCTCGGTCCTCCTCGACGATCCGCATCCGGATCTGGACAGCACGAGTGAGCCGGGACTCGACGAAGAAGTTCTGCCGGGCGGGTTCGGCGATCCGCCACTCGGCCACCAGATCGGCCTGTTCCGCGGCGCCGTGGCGGATGACGTACGGGAGATCGGGCTGCACAAGAATCGCCGGTTCCGGTGCTTCGGGCAGGTTGACGAGTCGGGGACGAGGGGCCGGCCGATGATCGGCCGGCCCCTCGTCCCCTCTCGTTCACTGCCGATTACTTCGGTCCGCTACGGCAGCGCGTGCACATGCGCTCCCACCGAGTTCGACCACGAACTGCCCGCCGCCGCGTCCCAGTTGGTCGACCAGGTCATCGCGCCCCGGAGGTCGGGGTAGGTCTTCGACGGCTTGAAGGAGCCGCAGTTGGTGCCGGCCGCGAGGCAGTCGAGGGCGTTGTTCACGATGGTGGGGGAGACGTAGCCGCTGCCGGCCGCGCTCGTCGAGGCCGGGAGGCCCAGGCCCACCTGGGACGGGGAGAGGCCGCCCTGCAACTGGATGCAGGCGAGGGCCGTCAGGAAGTCCACCGTGCCCTGGCCGTAGACCTTGCCGTCGCAGCCCAGCATCGTGCCGCTGTTGTAGTACTGCATGTTGACGACCGTGAGGATGTCCTTGATGTTCAGGGCCGTCTGGAAGTACGCGTTCGACGTCGACTGCATGTCGATCGTCTGGGGGGCCATCGTGATGACGAGGGACGAGCCCGCCTTCGACGACAGGGACCTCAACGCCTGTGTCATGTACGTCGCGTTGATGCCGTTCTCCAGGTCGATGTCGACGCCGTCGAAGCCGTACGTCTGCATCAGGGAGTAGACCGAGTTGGCGAAGTTCGTCGCGGACGTCGAGTCGCTCACCGAGATCGTGCCGTTCTGGCCGCCGATCGAGATGATCACCTTCTTGCCGGCCGCGTGCTTGGCGACGATGTCCGCCTTGAACTGGTCGACCGTGTAGCCGCCGAGGCCGGACGAGTCGAGCGTGAAGGAGACCGCGCCCGGAGTTGAGGTCGCGTCCGCGAAGGCCACCGCGATGATGTCGTACTGGGAGGAGACGGCCGAGAGCTTCTGGACGGTCGCGCCGTTGTTGAAGTTCTGCCAGTAGCCGGTCACCGCGTGCTTCGGGACGGTGCCGCCTCCGCCGCCGCCGGTCGCCGTCGTCGTGCCCGTCACCGCCGTCGACTTCCCCGACTCACCGGCCGAGTTGGTCGCCGTGACCTGGAAGGAGTACGACGTGGAGGCCGCAAGTCCCGTGATCGTGGCGGACGTTCCGGTCACCGCCGTGATCTTCGTGCCGTCGCGGTAGACGTTGTAGCCCGTCGCTCCCGACACCGCGCTCCAGGCCAGGGAGACCGAGGAGGAGGTCGTGGAGGAGACGCTCACGCCCGTCGGTGTCGCCGGGACCGTCGGGGCCGGGTCGCTGCCACCGCCGCCGTCCGGGCCGTAGACCGAGAGGTCGTCCGCGTAGTACGCCGCCTGTCCGTACCAGCCGTGCGTGTACACCGAGACGGACGTGGTCGAGGCGCCCGTCGTGAACGTCGTCGACAACTGCTTCCAGGACGTGGTGTCGGGGGTCCAGGTCGACACGTCCGTCGTGCCCGTGCCCGTCACGCCCAGGTAGGAGTAGCCGCCCTGCACCCACGCGCTCAGTGTGTACGTCGAGTTGGGCTTGACCGCCACCGACTGGGTGCACTGCGCGTTGTCCTGGCCGGCCGGGGTGCCCTTCAGCGCGGCCGCGCCGCCGTGCACCGGGGACGAGACGGTCGTGCCGCTGCCCGCCGTACAGGTCCAGTTGGTCAGGCCCGACTCGAAGCCGGCGTTCTTGGCGTTGTTGATGTCGGCGGCGGACGCCTGGCCGGTGCCCGCGAAGGAGAGAGCGAGGGCGGCCATGGCGACCCCGGCCCACAGACGTCTGTTCCTGAGTACGGGCATGCCTGGTGCGCGGTCCACTGATGCCTCCGGTGGGGGAGTTTGGAGGGGACTGTGACGACGGTGGCCACCGCTGGAGTTCAAGAGTTGGTCCAGACCAATCTGGTGTCAAGAGGTCCAGACCAACTTCTCCGGCGGTGACTTGGGTGCCCCGGCGCCGACCAGTTGCTCGACCTGCCCCGGTTTGGCGTGTTGTGTGCGATGACAGTTGCCGCACAGCTACAGAAACGCTGTTCTCCGGTCACAGGGGCGTGGTTACAGTGCTGAGGTAGTCACGCAATGAAGTCAACTCGGCGTACCGGAGTAATACCGGCGAGCCGACAGGCGTGAAACGGGGAGCTGAGCGTGCCAACTGCCATTGCCGTGACCAGCGCCGACATGGCGCTGCCGCCACAGGACGAACGGACCCTGCCCGCCGTCGTCCTGCGGGACCTGGATCAACGACCGCTGGACCAGGCGCTGTCGGAGATGCAGGCCCTGCTCGACCAGCACGGGCATGTCGTCGTCGTGTCCTCGCAGGCCGTGTCCGAGGGCGTCGACCGACGGCTGCACACGATCCGCTCCATCCTGGAGAGCGACCGGATCGCCCTGTTCCGCCCGAATCTGCCCCCGCTCGGACTCGCCGTCCTGGCCCGCCAGTTGAGGCAGCTCGCGACCTGCGACCTCAGCCCCGGAGTGCTCGCCTCGGCCGGCCGGCTGCTCACCCACTACATCCACGCCGGCGCGGTCCTCGGCTCGGTCACCCGACTGGACCGGGTCCCCGTCGGCCTCAAGTCGCACGCCAAGTCCTGGGTGCCCGGCAGTCAGTTCGCGGTGATCGCCCACCCCGAGCCGCAGTTGGTCCGGGTCGGCCCCGGAGTCACGCTGGAGGGGCCGGAGTTCGGCACCTGGATGCTGGTCGCCAAGGGGCAGTTGCAGTCCGACTGGATCGGCACCACCCTCGCCCCGGCGTGGAACGCGATGGGGCTGCGCGAGGCCACCCTGCCCGCCGAGTCGGTGACGTGGTGGGGCACGAGCAAGATGATCGAGTTCTGTACGTTTCTGCCCGACCTGTCGGTGCTGTACCAACTGGTCACCTCTGTACGGCAGTCCGTGTGCCACTGGTGCGGTATCGACGTCATCGGCGACCGTTGTGTCTTCTGCTCCGCCACACCGCCCGTTCACGAGAACCAAACATCGAGCGGATAAGTCCTCAACTCACAGGACACGCTTACAGCACACGAATACGGCACACGCGTTCGCCAGACCCGGTTCGTCTCGCTTGATCCCGCTCGATCCGCTCGTCCGCTCGATCCGCTCATTTCCGCTCGACCGATATCCCCGATGAGGTTGTACGGTTCATGAACTCCCGTCAGCGCCGCGGCGTGATACTCCTGCTCCTGTCGGTGATCTGCGCCCTCGGCGCGTTCGCCGGCGTCCTCTCCGTCATCCGTGACGTGAAGTCCAAGGTCGGTCCCGAGGTCACGGCGTACCAGGTCAAGGACAGCGTGGCGCCCTACACGGCTCTCACCGCCGCCCAGTTCAAGAAGATCGAGATGCCCAAGCGGTGGCTGTCGGACACCGCCGTGACCGATCTCGACCAGATCAAGGGCAAGATCGCGGTGACCACCCTGCGCGGGGGCTCCCTGCTCCAGACCGACATGATCGTGGACCAGCCCGCCCTGCAGCCGGGGCAGCAGGAGGTCGCCATCATGATCGACGCGGCGACCGGCGTCGCCGGCAAGATCGACCCGGGTTCCACGGTCAACGTGTACGCCACCTTCGAGGGCGCGAAAGAGGGCGACCCCGACCAGTCGAAGATCATCGTGGAGAACGCGAAGGTCATCGACGTCGGCCACATCACCGCCCTCGACCCGGGCAGCAACAGCGACAAGAACCAGCAGGGGTCCACCAACGGCGTGCCGATCACCTTCGCGCTCTCCACGCTCGACGCCCAACGGATCACCTACGCCGAGTCGTTCGCCGAGCGGGTCCGGCTCGCGCTGGTGGCACCCGGCGGCGATACGACCGTGCCCGACAAGGACCGGACGTACGAACTCGCGAAGGACAAGTGAGAGGCCGGCATGCCCACCAGGATTCTTCCGGCGGTCGGTGACGCGGACGCCATCCGCGCCATCACGACCCTGCTCAGCCAGCTCCCGGACGCCGACCCGGTGGCCCCGGTGGCCGACTCGACGCAGCTCATCGACACCCTGGCCCGGCTCGCCGCCGAGTCCGTCGACGAGCTGCCCGAGGTCGTGGTGGTGCATGAACGCATCGGTCCCGTCCCCGCGTTGGAGCTGGTCCGCGAGGTCGCGCTGCGCTTCCCCGCGGTGGGCGTCATCCTCGTCACCACGGACGCCAGCCCCGGCCTCTTCCAGGCCGCCATGGACTCCGGCGCCCGCGGCCTCATCGCCCTGCCGCTGAGCTACGAGGAGTTGGCCAACCGCGTGCAGGCCGTCGCCGCCTGGTCGGTGGGCGTACGGCGCCATCTGGGCCACGGCGGCGATGTGTTCACCGGCGTCGGCGGCACCGTCGTCACGGTCAGCGGGGCCAAGGGCGGGGTCGGCGCGACCCTCGCTGCGATCCAACTCGCCCTCGCCGCCCAGGCGTCGGGCCGCAGCGCCGCGCTCGTCGACATGGACCTGCAGACCGGGGACATCGCCTCCTACCTGGACGTCCAGTTCCGCCGCTCGGTCGTCGACCTCGCCGCGATCACCGACATCTCGCCGCGTGTCCTGGCCGACGCCGTGTTTCGGCACGACACCGGGATCGCGCTGCTGCTCGCCCCCGGCGAGGGCGAACGCGGCGAGGAGGTCACCGACCGGGCCGCCCGCCAGATCGTCAGCGCGCTGCGCTCCCGCTACGAGGTCGTCGTCATCGACTGCGGCGCCCAGATGAGCGGCGCGAGCGCGGCGGCCGTCGAAATGGCCGACACGGCCCTGCTGTTCACCACCCCGGACGTGGTCGCCGTACGCGCAGCGAAGCGCACCGTCCGCATGTGGGACCGGCTCCAGATCCGCAAGGCGGAGGAGACGACGATCGTCGTCAACCGGCACACGCGCGGTACGGAGATCCAGCCCGCGCTCATCCAGCGGATCACCGGCACGGCGGTCGCCGCCACCGCGATCCCCGCCAACTTCAAGGAACTCCAGGGCGCGGTGGACGCGGGCAGCCTCCACGAACTCGACAACAAGAGCGTGGTGAAACAGGCCCTTTGGGGTCTCGCGGGCGAACTGGGACTGGTCAAGGTCCCCGAAGTCGCCCAGAAGAGCGGGCGGTCGCGGGGCGGCGGCGACCGCGGCTCGGTGAGCTTCCGGCGCCGTAGGGAGTGAGGGGGATGCGTATGTCCGTATCCGGACGGGATCGAGACCGGGATCGAGACCGGGGCCAGGTCACCATCGAGTTCCTCGGCATGACCCCGCTGATCATTCTGACGCTGGTGCTGATGTGGCAGTTCGCGCTGGTGGGGTACACGTTCTCGCTCGCGGGGAATGCTGCGGACGAGGCGGTGCGGGCCGGGACGGCGGCCGCGCCGGGCGGCGCGCGCACCGCCGCCTGCCAACAGGCGGGCCTGGACAAGCTGGACGGCGCGTGGAAGGGGGACGCCACGGTGAGCTGCGGCGGCACGGGTTTCGTCACGGCCGACGTCTCCCTCAAGGTGCCCGTCCTCTTCCCGGGCTCCATCGGCTTCCCCTTCACGGTGCACGCTCACGCGGGCGCCGTAGAGGAGGCGAAGGACTGACATGTCCTACGGCCCTCGCGCGCGCGACCGCGGCCAAGTCGCCATCGAATACCTCGGGTTCATCCCGGTCCTGATCCTCGTCACGCTGGCGGCGGTGCAGCTCGGGCTGGTCGCGTACACCGCGGAGCAGGCGGGGACGGCCGCCCGGGCGGGGGCGCGCAGTGCCTCGCTCCAGCAGGGCGCTCAGCCGGCGTGCAGCGAGGCGGTCAGCGACTGGCTCTCGGTCAGTTGCCCGGCGTCGTTCGGCGGCGACACGGTCACGGTCACCGCCACCATCCACATCCCGTCCGTCATCCCCGGCTACGACGGCTTCGGAGACGCCAGCAAGACCGCCACCATGCCGCTCGACCACTGAACGACAGAGAACAACTGAGAACACCTGAGAACACCTGGGTTCGACTGAACAAGGAGCGAGGAGCACAGCACTCATGGGTCTGCGGGAACGTGTCAACCATCCCGAGGAGAACGGCCATCGGGGCGAGGACGGCCACATGGTCGCCTCGTACCGCGCCAAACTCCTGGAGGAGATCGACCTCGCGGAGATGAGCGCGCTGGCCGCCGCCGAGCGACGGGCCCGGCTTGAGCGGGTGCTCGGGCACATCATCAGCCGTGAGGGTCCGGTCCTCTCGACCGTCGAGCGCTCGCAGTTGATCCGCCGGGTCGTCGACGAGGCGCTCGGCCTCGGCATACTCGAACCGCTCCTGGAGGACGCGTCGATCACCGAGATCATGGTGAACGGCCCGGACGCGATCTTCGTCGAACGCGGCGGCCGGGTCGAGCAGTTGCCGCTCCGCTTCCCCTCCCACGACCAACTGATGCAGACCATCGAGCGGATCGTGTCGACGGTCAACCGCCGTGTGGACGAGTCGAATCCGATGGTCGACGCACGGCTGCCGTCCGGCGAGCGCGTCAACGTGATCATCCCGCCGCTGTCGCTGACCGGCGCCACGCTCACCATCCGCCGCTTCCCGCGCTCCTTCACGCTCCAGGAGATGGTCGGCTTCGGCTCGCTCGACGAGCACATGCTGTATCTCCTCGCGGGCCTGGTGCACGCGAAGTTCAACATCATCGTGTCCGGCGCCACCGGCACCGGGAAGACGACCCTCCTCAACGCGCTCTCCGGCCTGATCCCGGAGACCGAGCGCATCATCACCATCGAGGACTCCGCCGAACTCCAGCTCCAGCAGTCGCACGTCATCCGCCTGGAGGCGCGCCCGCCGAACGTCGAGGGCAAGGGCCAGGTCACCATCCGCGACCTGGTGCGCAACTCGCTGCGTATGCGCCCGGATCGGATCGTCGTAGGTGAGGTCCGAGGCGGCGAATCGTTGGACATGCTCCAGGCGATGTCGACGGGCCACGACGGTTCACTCGCCACGGTCCACGCGAACAGCGCGGAGGACGCGCTGATGCGCCTCAAGACCCTGGCGTCCATGTCCGAGGTGGAGATCCCCTTCGAAGCGCTGCACGACCAGATCAACAGCGCCATCGACGTCATCATCCAGCTCACCCGCTTCGCCGACGGCGCCCGCCGCATCACCGAGATCGCCCTCCTCGACAGCCACGGCAGCGAGCCGTACCGGCTGGCGACGGTGGCCCGCTTCAGCCCGCAGCCCATCTCCGCCGACGGCCGGGTCTACGGCACCTTCGAGTACTTCCCGCTCTCCCGCCGCACCGCCGACCGGCTCTACATGGCGAGCCAGCCCCTGCCGCAGGCCTTCGGCGTCGCCCACACCGCGG from Streptomyces sp. NBC_01478 includes the following:
- a CDS encoding SigE family RNA polymerase sigma factor, which codes for MRRQERADEYAEFAAARAGHLYRSACLLTAGDTHLAEDLVQETLGKLYVGWGRMSRVGNPAGYAQTVLTRTYLAHQRRRSSTERATDLLPDRPDPGAHGADTPLRLTLLQALSRLPAKDRAVVVLRYWEDRSVDETADVMHVSSAAVRTRCVRALGKLRELLGENLDEYARP
- a CDS encoding antitoxin; translated protein: MFDNLPDLDKLKDKAEEIAEDHGDTIAGGLEKAGDLVDEKTDGKHSEQIDTVVDKAQALLERLAEDAKDVDHKE
- a CDS encoding chitinase; protein product: MPVLRNRRLWAGVAMAALALSFAGTGQASAADINNAKNAGFESGLTNWTCTAGSGTTVSSPVHGGAAALKGTPAGQDNAQCTQSVAVKPNSTYTLSAWVQGGYSYLGVTGTGTTDVSTWTPDTTSWKQLSTTFTTGASTTSVSVYTHGWYGQAAYYADDLSVYGPDGGGGSDPAPTVPATPTGVSVSSTTSSSVSLAWSAVSGATGYNVYRDGTKITAVTGTSATITGLAASTSYSFQVTATNSAGESGKSTAVTGTTTATGGGGGGTVPKHAVTGYWQNFNNGATVQKLSAVSSQYDIIAVAFADATSTPGAVSFTLDSSGLGGYTVDQFKADIVAKHAAGKKVIISIGGQNGTISVSDSTSATNFANSVYSLMQTYGFDGVDIDLENGINATYMTQALRSLSSKAGSSLVITMAPQTIDMQSTSNAYFQTALNIKDILTVVNMQYYNSGTMLGCDGKVYGQGTVDFLTALACIQLQGGLSPSQVGLGLPASTSAAGSGYVSPTIVNNALDCLAAGTNCGSFKPSKTYPDLRGAMTWSTNWDAAAGSSWSNSVGAHVHALP
- the cpaB gene encoding Flp pilus assembly protein CpaB, which gives rise to MNSRQRRGVILLLLSVICALGAFAGVLSVIRDVKSKVGPEVTAYQVKDSVAPYTALTAAQFKKIEMPKRWLSDTAVTDLDQIKGKIAVTTLRGGSLLQTDMIVDQPALQPGQQEVAIMIDAATGVAGKIDPGSTVNVYATFEGAKEGDPDQSKIIVENAKVIDVGHITALDPGSNSDKNQQGSTNGVPITFALSTLDAQRITYAESFAERVRLALVAPGGDTTVPDKDRTYELAKDK
- a CDS encoding AAA family ATPase, with amino-acid sequence MPTRILPAVGDADAIRAITTLLSQLPDADPVAPVADSTQLIDTLARLAAESVDELPEVVVVHERIGPVPALELVREVALRFPAVGVILVTTDASPGLFQAAMDSGARGLIALPLSYEELANRVQAVAAWSVGVRRHLGHGGDVFTGVGGTVVTVSGAKGGVGATLAAIQLALAAQASGRSAALVDMDLQTGDIASYLDVQFRRSVVDLAAITDISPRVLADAVFRHDTGIALLLAPGEGERGEEVTDRAARQIVSALRSRYEVVVIDCGAQMSGASAAAVEMADTALLFTTPDVVAVRAAKRTVRMWDRLQIRKAEETTIVVNRHTRGTEIQPALIQRITGTAVAATAIPANFKELQGAVDAGSLHELDNKSVVKQALWGLAGELGLVKVPEVAQKSGRSRGGGDRGSVSFRRRRE
- a CDS encoding TadE family protein → MRMSVSGRDRDRDRDRGQVTIEFLGMTPLIILTLVLMWQFALVGYTFSLAGNAADEAVRAGTAAAPGGARTAACQQAGLDKLDGAWKGDATVSCGGTGFVTADVSLKVPVLFPGSIGFPFTVHAHAGAVEEAKD
- a CDS encoding TadE/TadG family type IV pilus assembly protein — its product is MSYGPRARDRGQVAIEYLGFIPVLILVTLAAVQLGLVAYTAEQAGTAARAGARSASLQQGAQPACSEAVSDWLSVSCPASFGGDTVTVTATIHIPSVIPGYDGFGDASKTATMPLDH
- a CDS encoding CpaF family protein, with product MGLRERVNHPEENGHRGEDGHMVASYRAKLLEEIDLAEMSALAAAERRARLERVLGHIISREGPVLSTVERSQLIRRVVDEALGLGILEPLLEDASITEIMVNGPDAIFVERGGRVEQLPLRFPSHDQLMQTIERIVSTVNRRVDESNPMVDARLPSGERVNVIIPPLSLTGATLTIRRFPRSFTLQEMVGFGSLDEHMLYLLAGLVHAKFNIIVSGATGTGKTTLLNALSGLIPETERIITIEDSAELQLQQSHVIRLEARPPNVEGKGQVTIRDLVRNSLRMRPDRIVVGEVRGGESLDMLQAMSTGHDGSLATVHANSAEDALMRLKTLASMSEVEIPFEALHDQINSAIDVIIQLTRFADGARRITEIALLDSHGSEPYRLATVARFSPQPISADGRVYGTFEYFPLSRRTADRLYMASQPLPQAFGVAHTAEQLALREASR